One Methylocapsa sp. D3K7 DNA window includes the following coding sequences:
- a CDS encoding efflux RND transporter periplasmic adaptor subunit, with protein MIEPISAVAPRRLRLIGFAAGVAAIGLAVYGVADRAKSKQEVDVWTNEQAIPTVKLIKPKLGPSEGELVLPGNVSAFYTGSIYARVNGYVKDWYEDIGAHVKKGQVLAVVDSPDLDQQLAQARADLVRAQANQQLANVTYERWESLSKKNIVSQQAKDEKYGDAMAKAADVQATQANVARLEAMISFKNLTAPFDGIVTARSLDIGDLVDAGGKSGKALFVVSDLHAMRIYVNVPQAFLRDLKEGLKATLQLPGMDETFEASLLTTSNAVSEQSRTALVQLLADNHAGKLWPGAFAMVHFHIPTDPNILRIPATALIFGPRGMQVAKVEPHNKVILSKVQLGRNLGNDVEIVSGVSLSDRIVDSPQETLASGDKVRIADVPGQGATARPMEQASRAPVANGM; from the coding sequence ATGATTGAACCCATCTCCGCCGTCGCACCCCGCCGGCTTCGATTGATCGGCTTTGCTGCAGGCGTCGCCGCGATTGGTCTTGCCGTCTACGGTGTTGCCGATCGTGCAAAAAGCAAGCAAGAGGTTGATGTTTGGACAAATGAACAGGCCATTCCGACCGTCAAACTGATTAAGCCTAAGCTTGGACCAAGCGAAGGAGAACTCGTCCTTCCAGGCAATGTCAGTGCATTCTATACCGGCAGCATCTACGCGCGGGTGAATGGTTATGTGAAAGATTGGTATGAGGATATTGGTGCGCATGTCAAAAAAGGGCAGGTGCTGGCGGTTGTCGATTCTCCCGATCTTGACCAGCAGCTCGCTCAGGCACGCGCGGATCTCGTGAGGGCGCAGGCCAATCAACAATTGGCCAATGTCACCTACGAGAGATGGGAATCTCTTTCCAAGAAAAACATCGTATCGCAGCAAGCGAAGGACGAAAAATACGGGGACGCGATGGCCAAGGCTGCCGATGTGCAGGCCACCCAAGCCAATGTGGCCCGGCTCGAAGCGATGATATCCTTTAAAAACCTGACGGCGCCGTTCGACGGAATCGTGACCGCCCGCTCCCTCGATATTGGGGATCTCGTCGATGCGGGGGGCAAGAGTGGTAAGGCCTTGTTTGTGGTGTCCGATCTCCATGCCATGCGCATCTATGTCAATGTCCCTCAGGCATTTCTCCGCGACCTGAAGGAGGGGCTTAAAGCGACCCTACAGCTCCCCGGCATGGACGAAACATTCGAGGCTTCGCTTCTCACCACCTCCAATGCGGTTTCTGAGCAGTCACGCACCGCGCTTGTCCAACTGCTGGCGGACAATCACGCTGGTAAGTTGTGGCCGGGCGCTTTTGCGATGGTTCATTTTCACATTCCAACCGACCCGAATATTTTGCGCATACCGGCCACGGCCTTGATCTTTGGGCCACGTGGGATGCAGGTTGCCAAGGTTGAACCGCACAACAAAGTTATCTTGAGCAAAGTTCAACTCGGCCGCAATCTCGGCAATGACGTGGAGATCGTGTCGGGTGTATCTCTGTCCGACCGGATCGTTGATAGCCCGCAAGAGACTCTTGCATCCGGCGACAAGGTGCGGATCGCGGATGTTCCCGGCCAAGGTGCGACGGCCCGCCCAATGGAGCAAGCGTCACGCGCGCCGGTGGCGAACGGCATGTAA
- a CDS encoding efflux RND transporter permease subunit codes for MLAIVRLALRRPYTFVVMAILIAIYGTLAAIRTPVDIFPNIGIPVISVIWSYTGLPPDDMSGRIIYFYERSLTTTVNDIEHIESQSVAGYGIVKIFFQPTVDINAAQAQVTAVSQTVLKLLPPGVTPPLVLTYNASSVPIIQVALSSDTLSQAKLNDFGLNFIRPQLATVAGAALPSPYGGVVRQVQVDLDQRALHSYGLSAEDVGIALSAQNQITPVGTEKIGKFEYIVNLNDSPKRIQEFNDLPVKVVNGTVVYMRDVAYVHDSAPPQTNVVQLNGRKGVLMTVLKAGSVSTLDIIADVKRLLPVIAQSMPDGLEMKLVGDQSAFVRSAVGTVIQEGLIAATLTGLMILLFLGSWRSTLIITVSIPLAVLASLTALSALGQTINVMTLGGLALAVGILVDDATVTIENINFHIDHGTPVEPAILNGARQIVVPATVSLLCICVAFVPMFGLSGVSGYLFRPLAEAVVFAMIASYVLSRTLVPVMAKYLLKPHRHPPLGEDSAVPFSAASGNVLVRFQHRFEHRFEQVRNSYRGLLSLALIHPVWVVGGFLGVAVLSLGLVPFLGQNFFPELDAGAIKIHIRAQTGTRIEETTALSDRVEAMIRTVIPPDQLASIVDNIGMPVSGINLSYGNSGTIGVFDADILISLHEGRVSTSEYVKILREKLPRAFPGTTFAFLPADIVSQILNFGTPAPIDVQITGNDLKTNRIYAEKLLGEIKHVAGVADPRIQEAFQAPALNINFNRSLAGVVRLTERDAAQSIQTTLSGSTQTAPTFWLNPHNGVSYPISIQTPQYHMDTLGSLKNLPVSASQSAQLLGGLADITPEPVNAVVSHYNIRPAINIYATTQGRDLGAVTAGIEERIESMKVELPKGARVVTRGQVVTMESAYSQLFFGLGFAVVLIYLLIVVNFQSWLDPFVIIMALPTALAGIVWMLFLTHTTLSVPALTGAIMCMGVATANSILVTSFAREELAEGGDAARAALAAGSTRFRPVLMTALAMIIGMLPMAIEPGQNAPLGRAVIGGLIFATCATLIFVPALFRIMHGREPLKVEQE; via the coding sequence ATGCTCGCCATCGTGCGATTGGCGCTTCGGCGTCCCTATACATTCGTGGTGATGGCAATCCTAATTGCGATTTACGGGACGCTCGCCGCGATCCGGACGCCGGTCGATATTTTCCCGAATATCGGCATTCCGGTCATTAGCGTCATATGGAGCTATACCGGCTTGCCCCCCGACGATATGTCGGGTCGCATCATCTATTTTTATGAACGTTCCTTGACCACGACAGTCAATGACATCGAGCATATCGAGTCGCAGTCGGTCGCCGGTTATGGCATTGTCAAAATCTTCTTCCAGCCGACAGTGGACATCAATGCCGCGCAAGCGCAGGTCACCGCTGTATCGCAGACTGTCCTAAAACTGCTTCCCCCTGGCGTTACGCCGCCGCTCGTGTTGACCTACAATGCGTCAAGCGTCCCCATCATTCAGGTGGCCCTTTCCAGCGATACGCTGTCGCAGGCAAAGCTCAACGATTTTGGACTGAATTTTATCCGGCCCCAGCTTGCCACCGTGGCGGGGGCGGCCTTGCCGTCGCCTTACGGCGGCGTGGTGCGGCAGGTACAGGTCGATCTCGATCAGCGCGCTTTGCATTCCTATGGTCTATCTGCGGAAGATGTCGGCATTGCTCTCTCCGCGCAGAACCAGATCACGCCTGTCGGCACCGAGAAAATCGGGAAGTTCGAATATATCGTCAATCTCAATGATTCCCCGAAACGAATCCAAGAATTTAATGATCTTCCGGTCAAGGTCGTCAACGGCACCGTGGTCTATATGCGCGACGTCGCCTATGTCCACGATAGCGCGCCGCCGCAGACCAACGTCGTGCAACTCAATGGCCGTAAAGGCGTTCTTATGACGGTGTTGAAGGCGGGGTCCGTTTCGACCCTCGACATCATCGCCGATGTCAAAAGGCTCTTACCGGTCATCGCCCAGTCAATGCCGGACGGTCTCGAAATGAAGCTCGTCGGTGACCAGTCCGCCTTCGTAAGATCGGCCGTCGGAACCGTGATCCAAGAAGGCCTGATCGCGGCCACGCTGACCGGTCTCATGATCCTCCTTTTTCTTGGCAGCTGGCGCTCGACACTCATTATCACCGTTTCGATCCCGCTGGCGGTCCTTGCGTCACTGACCGCGCTTTCCGCCCTCGGTCAGACCATCAATGTCATGACGCTTGGCGGCTTGGCACTTGCGGTGGGTATCCTTGTCGATGACGCGACGGTCACGATAGAAAACATCAATTTCCACATCGATCATGGCACGCCGGTCGAACCGGCTATCCTCAATGGCGCCCGGCAAATTGTCGTCCCCGCGACCGTATCACTCCTTTGCATTTGCGTCGCCTTCGTGCCGATGTTTGGGCTCAGCGGCGTGTCCGGTTATCTCTTTCGGCCGCTCGCGGAAGCCGTGGTTTTCGCGATGATCGCGTCCTATGTTTTGTCGCGCACCCTGGTGCCGGTCATGGCGAAATATCTTTTAAAGCCGCACCGGCACCCGCCGCTTGGGGAAGACTCGGCTGTCCCCTTCTCAGCGGCGAGTGGCAATGTGCTGGTGCGCTTTCAACACCGTTTCGAACATCGCTTCGAGCAGGTCCGGAATTCCTATCGCGGTCTCTTAAGCCTTGCGCTCATACACCCGGTTTGGGTTGTCGGCGGATTTCTTGGCGTAGCGGTGCTTTCTCTTGGCCTCGTGCCTTTTCTGGGCCAAAATTTTTTCCCAGAACTGGATGCTGGCGCGATCAAGATTCATATACGCGCTCAGACAGGCACGCGCATCGAGGAGACGACGGCTTTGTCCGACCGCGTCGAGGCGATGATCCGCACGGTCATTCCGCCAGACCAGCTTGCAAGCATTGTCGACAACATCGGCATGCCGGTCAGCGGCATCAATCTTTCTTACGGGAATTCCGGAACGATCGGTGTATTCGACGCCGACATTCTTATTTCTCTGCACGAAGGGCGCGTTTCGACGTCCGAGTACGTCAAAATCCTGCGTGAAAAATTGCCGCGTGCTTTTCCGGGAACCACATTTGCCTTTCTTCCCGCGGATATTGTCAGCCAAATATTGAATTTTGGCACACCGGCGCCGATTGATGTTCAGATCACGGGAAATGATTTGAAAACCAACAGGATTTATGCGGAGAAGTTGCTTGGCGAAATCAAACATGTGGCGGGCGTAGCCGATCCACGCATTCAAGAAGCCTTTCAGGCGCCTGCCTTGAACATCAATTTCAACCGCTCGCTCGCCGGCGTGGTTAGGCTGACCGAACGTGATGCTGCGCAAAGCATTCAAACGACGCTGTCCGGCAGCACGCAGACCGCGCCGACTTTCTGGTTGAACCCGCACAACGGCGTATCGTATCCAATCTCCATTCAGACGCCGCAATATCATATGGATACTCTGGGGTCCTTGAAGAACCTGCCGGTTTCAGCGAGCCAATCGGCACAGCTGCTAGGCGGTCTCGCGGACATCACGCCCGAACCCGTGAACGCGGTCGTCTCGCATTACAACATTCGTCCCGCGATCAACATCTACGCAACGACGCAGGGGCGCGATCTCGGCGCCGTCACGGCCGGCATCGAAGAACGCATCGAGTCCATGAAAGTGGAGCTCCCGAAGGGCGCCCGCGTCGTAACGCGGGGTCAGGTGGTCACGATGGAGAGCGCTTATAGTCAGCTCTTTTTTGGCCTCGGTTTTGCGGTCGTGCTGATCTATCTCTTGATCGTCGTGAATTTTCAATCGTGGCTCGATCCATTTGTGATCATTATGGCGCTTCCCACCGCGCTCGCGGGAATCGTCTGGATGTTGTTCCTGACCCATACGACCCTGTCGGTTCCGGCGCTCACCGGCGCGATTATGTGCATGGGTGTGGCAACCGCCAACAGCATCCTTGTGACCAGCTTCGCACGGGAAGAGCTGGCGGAGGGAGGGGATGCGGCGAGGGCTGCATTGGCGGCGGGCAGTACGCGTTTCCGGCCTGTCCTAATGACGGCTCTGGCCATGATCATCGGCATGCTGCCCATGGCGATCGAACCTGGACAAAACGCGCCGCTTGGCCGCGCCGTGATTGGCGGCCTGATCTTCGCGACCTGCGCGACGTTGATATTTGTTCCAGCGCTTTTCCGCATCATGCACGGCCGCGAGCCGCTTAAGGTGGAGCAAGAATGA
- a CDS encoding conjugal transfer protein TraG produces the protein MPATKILWGQILVVFVIVLATTWAATQWTAWRLGYQPQLGDPWFVVAKLSLYPPPAFFWWWFSFDAYAPRVFFEGAVIAASGGFAAIIGAIAMSVWRAREAKNIVTYGSARWATEKEVCAVGLLGPDGVVLGRWGHDYLRHDGPEHVLCFAPTRSGKGVGLVIPTLLTWRGSIIVHDIKGENWTLTAGWRSQFGRVLLFDPTNPDSSPYNPLLEVRRGDTEVRDVQNVADILVDPEGALERRNHWEKTSHSLLVGAILHVLYAEPDKTLAGVANFLSDPKNPIETTLRAMMTTPHLGDKPHPVVASAARELLNKSENERSGVLSTAMSFLGLYRDPVVAKVTRRCDWRIGDLVDDVRPVALYFVVPPSDISRTKPLIRLILNQIGRRLTEELNAKSRRHRVLLMLDEFPALGRLDFFESALAFMAGYGLKSFLIAQSLNQIEKAYGANNAILDNCHVRVAFATNDERTAKRVSDALGTATEMRAMKNYAGHRLSPWLGHLMVSRQETARPLLTPGEVMQLPSTDELVLVSGMYPILAKKAQYYEDRRLQERIQLPPSAAGLVKGPPAASRDDWDALLPIPVDPKLATNRPSKDDLDNGGIRREPTLPEHEAVAPEAPKLADPFTILMDEADDEPVQANMLRQQMRTVARQATLDPGDDLGL, from the coding sequence ATGCCCGCGACCAAGATTCTCTGGGGCCAGATCCTCGTTGTCTTTGTGATCGTGCTCGCGACCACGTGGGCGGCAACACAATGGACCGCCTGGCGCCTCGGCTATCAGCCTCAACTCGGTGATCCCTGGTTCGTGGTTGCGAAACTGTCGCTCTATCCGCCGCCAGCTTTCTTCTGGTGGTGGTTTTCTTTCGACGCCTACGCGCCGCGGGTCTTTTTCGAAGGCGCTGTGATCGCCGCCTCTGGTGGCTTCGCTGCGATCATTGGTGCGATCGCCATGTCCGTCTGGCGGGCGAGGGAAGCCAAGAATATCGTGACCTACGGCTCGGCGCGCTGGGCGACCGAGAAGGAAGTCTGTGCCGTGGGTTTGCTCGGGCCTGACGGTGTGGTGCTCGGCCGCTGGGGACATGACTATCTTCGACATGATGGTCCGGAGCACGTGCTCTGTTTTGCGCCGACCCGTTCGGGCAAAGGCGTTGGCCTCGTTATCCCAACTCTTCTGACTTGGCGTGGCTCGATCATCGTCCATGACATCAAGGGTGAGAACTGGACCCTCACGGCGGGCTGGCGCAGCCAGTTCGGCCGCGTGCTGCTGTTCGATCCGACGAATCCAGACTCCTCCCCCTATAATCCGCTGCTGGAGGTTCGCCGCGGCGATACAGAGGTGCGCGACGTTCAGAACGTCGCCGACATTCTGGTCGATCCCGAGGGCGCGTTGGAACGGCGGAACCATTGGGAAAAGACAAGTCATTCGCTTCTCGTCGGCGCGATCCTGCATGTTCTTTACGCCGAGCCGGACAAGACCCTGGCCGGCGTCGCAAATTTTCTGTCCGATCCGAAGAATCCCATTGAAACGACGTTGCGCGCCATGATGACGACGCCCCATTTGGGCGACAAGCCGCATCCGGTCGTGGCGTCAGCCGCGCGCGAGCTTCTGAACAAAAGCGAGAACGAACGGTCCGGCGTTCTCTCGACCGCCATGTCTTTCCTCGGTCTCTACCGCGATCCGGTGGTCGCGAAAGTGACGCGCCGATGCGACTGGCGCATCGGCGATCTTGTCGATGACGTCCGCCCGGTGGCGCTCTACTTCGTCGTGCCGCCCTCCGACATCAGCCGGACGAAGCCGCTAATTCGTCTGATCCTCAACCAGATCGGCCGCCGCCTGACGGAGGAATTGAATGCAAAGAGCCGCCGGCATCGCGTCCTTCTCATGCTCGACGAGTTTCCGGCGCTCGGTCGGCTGGACTTCTTTGAGTCGGCCTTGGCCTTCATGGCCGGTTATGGCCTCAAAAGCTTCCTCATAGCTCAGAGTCTGAACCAGATCGAGAAAGCCTATGGCGCCAATAATGCGATCCTAGACAATTGCCATGTACGCGTCGCCTTCGCGACCAATGACGAACGGACAGCAAAACGGGTCTCGGACGCGCTCGGCACGGCGACCGAAATGCGCGCCATGAAGAACTACGCGGGCCATCGGCTTTCGCCGTGGCTCGGGCATCTGATGGTGTCACGCCAGGAGACGGCACGTCCATTGCTCACCCCCGGTGAGGTCATGCAGTTACCGTCCACCGACGAACTCGTGCTCGTGTCGGGAATGTACCCGATCCTTGCCAAGAAAGCCCAATATTATGAGGACCGGCGGCTACAAGAACGCATCCAACTGCCGCCGTCGGCCGCTGGCCTGGTGAAGGGGCCGCCGGCAGCAAGCCGCGACGATTGGGACGCTTTGCTGCCGATTCCGGTGGATCCGAAACTAGCAACTAACCGACCATCTAAAGACGATCTTGATAATGGCGGGATCCGGCGCGAGCCAACGCTGCCCGAGCATGAGGCGGTTGCGCCGGAAGCTCCGAAACTGGCCGATCCCTTTACGATCTTGATGGATGAAGCTGATGACGAACCCGTCCAGGCGAACATGCTCCGGCAGCAGATGCGGACCGTCGCGCGGCAGGCGACGCTCGACCCCGGCGATGATCTCGGACTGTGA
- a CDS encoding CopG family transcriptional regulator, with the protein MKEQFTVYLEPNLMQALAEYAERRGKPKSLVAEAAIASFLSPDAPECQEAALARRLDRITRQMERLERDLGISVETIALFVRFWLMATPSLSEQTQASARAKGAERYEGFVQALGRRLSNGPSFIREVSLDIGSKGATQRENEKAWTPSSDL; encoded by the coding sequence ATGAAAGAGCAATTCACGGTTTATCTTGAACCGAACCTCATGCAGGCTCTTGCCGAATACGCGGAGCGGCGCGGCAAGCCCAAATCTCTCGTTGCCGAGGCGGCCATCGCCTCGTTCTTGTCGCCCGATGCCCCCGAATGCCAGGAGGCGGCCTTGGCGCGGCGCCTAGACCGGATCACCCGTCAAATGGAACGGCTAGAACGCGATTTGGGGATTTCGGTAGAGACTATCGCTCTCTTCGTTCGCTTCTGGTTAATGGCAACACCTTCATTGTCAGAGCAAACACAAGCCTCCGCCCGTGCAAAAGGAGCCGAGCGATATGAAGGATTCGTGCAAGCACTCGGCCGTCGGCTTTCCAACGGGCCAAGCTTTATCCGGGAAGTATCGTTGGATATCGGATCCAAAGGGGCTACTCAGCGCGAGAATGAAAAAGCGTGGACCCCAAGCTCGGACCTATGA
- a CDS encoding putative sulfate exporter family transporter, protein MSTDLDTDTAAAHAIFQSYDGMEGLSADTIALPAQPRPTVWRAFFFQIYSGLLVAVTIALAATWLSQQYRSPVMLFALPFGMTFHFLHEDGRCVPGIEFSSKAVLRVGVALLEARITATQILELGGMPIATVLGGIISTIALGAFVARRLGLSRSFGVLSGGAVGICGASAALAIASVLPRTVESERDTILTVVTVTVLSTIAMIAYPLFVTAIGLDHIHAGIFLGGTIHDVAQVVGAGYLISPQTGDVATYVKLLRVTMLLPVVFTIAFVVSRRAKVGQSSAKVRLPLFLVGFAVLVALNSLGLLPKVASDAANEVSRWSLVTAIAALGMKTSFKDLAAVGWRPIALMVLETVWIAAVTLIAVMFAY, encoded by the coding sequence ATGAGCACTGATCTTGATACGGACACCGCCGCAGCGCACGCGATTTTTCAGTCCTACGACGGGATGGAGGGTTTGTCGGCGGATACGATCGCATTGCCAGCTCAGCCACGCCCGACCGTATGGCGCGCGTTTTTCTTTCAGATATACTCGGGCCTATTGGTAGCGGTGACCATTGCCCTAGCCGCCACATGGTTGTCACAACAATATCGTTCTCCGGTGATGCTGTTCGCTTTACCTTTCGGAATGACCTTTCACTTCCTGCATGAAGATGGCCGCTGCGTGCCGGGGATCGAATTCTCGTCGAAGGCGGTATTACGGGTCGGCGTGGCGCTGCTAGAGGCCCGGATCACCGCCACTCAGATCCTCGAATTGGGAGGCATGCCGATTGCGACCGTGTTGGGGGGAATAATCAGTACCATTGCGCTCGGCGCCTTTGTTGCCCGGCGGCTAGGGCTCAGCCGATCCTTTGGAGTGCTATCCGGCGGTGCTGTAGGTATCTGTGGCGCCTCGGCGGCCTTGGCCATCGCTTCGGTGTTGCCCCGCACAGTTGAAAGCGAAAGGGACACCATACTCACCGTTGTGACGGTGACGGTATTGTCCACCATCGCCATGATCGCCTATCCGTTGTTCGTGACAGCGATTGGCCTTGATCACATTCATGCCGGCATCTTCCTCGGGGGCACCATCCATGACGTGGCCCAGGTGGTGGGCGCGGGTTATTTGATCTCGCCACAGACCGGCGACGTGGCTACCTACGTCAAGCTACTGCGGGTCACCATGCTGCTGCCTGTGGTTTTCACCATCGCCTTCGTCGTCAGTCGAAGAGCGAAGGTCGGCCAGAGCAGCGCGAAGGTAAGGCTTCCGCTTTTTTTGGTCGGCTTCGCCGTCCTCGTGGCCCTGAATAGTCTTGGGCTGTTGCCCAAAGTCGCGAGCGATGCAGCCAACGAGGTGTCCCGCTGGAGCTTAGTCACAGCGATCGCGGCGCTTGGGATGAAGACTTCGTTCAAGGATCTTGCGGCGGTTGGGTGGAGGCCGATCGCACTGATGGTGCTAGAGACCGTTTGGATCGCGGCTGTTACGTTAATAGCAGTGATGTTCGCTTATTAG
- a CDS encoding IS630 family transposase (programmed frameshift): MSKALSLDLRVRVLSAVAQGLSHREAGARFAVNASSVSRWRKLARERGDARPKALGGDRRSGRIDAHKDTVLCVLEATPDITIEELRQTLADKGLVVGYGTIRRFFARHAITPQKKTAHASEQDRPDVLKRREDWFDGQIDLDPDRLVFIDETWASTKMARTHGRCRRGERLRVGVPHGHWKTTTFVAALTTRGMIAPWVLDGPINRDAFETYVDKALVPDLRPGDIVVMDNLSSHKGPRVREMIAAADASLLYLPPYSPDFNPIENAFSKLKAHLRKAAERTVGGLWDAIGRIIDLFAPAECKNYFAAAGYDAT; this comes from the exons ATGTCGAAAGCCTTGTCTCTCGATCTTCGGGTTCGTGTACTGTCCGCGGTTGCGCAGGGTCTAAGCCATCGCGAAGCCGGCGCGCGGTTCGCGGTCAACGCATCGAGCGTCAGCCGCTGGCGAAAGCTTGCGCGGGAACGGGGTGACGCGCGTCCGAAGGCGCTCGGCGGGGATCGTCGGTCGGGCCGGATCGACGCCCATAAGGACACAGTCCTCTGCGTGCTCGAGGCGACGCCCGACATCACCATCGAGGAGTTACGCCAAACGCTGGCGGACAAGGGGCTTGTCGTCGGCTATGGCACGATCCGCCGCTTCTTCGCGCGTCATGCGATCACGC CGCAAAAAAAGACTGCGCACGCCAGCGAGCAGGATCGCCCCGACGTCCTGAAACGGCGCGAGGACTGGTTCGACGGGCAGATCGATCTCGACCCTGACCGCCTCGTCTTCATCGACGAGACCTGGGCCTCGACGAAGATGGCCCGCACGCATGGCCGTTGCCGGCGCGGCGAACGCCTGCGCGTCGGCGTGCCCCATGGCCACTGGAAGACCACGACTTTTGTCGCCGCCCTCACGACGCGCGGCATGATCGCGCCGTGGGTGCTGGACGGGCCGATCAACCGCGACGCTTTCGAGACCTATGTCGACAAGGCCCTCGTTCCAGACCTGCGGCCGGGCGACATCGTCGTCATGGACAATCTGTCGAGCCATAAGGGGCCAAGAGTGCGGGAGATGATCGCGGCGGCGGACGCCAGCCTTCTCTACCTGCCGCCTTACAGTCCGGACTTCAACCCGATCGAGAATGCCTTCTCCAAGCTGAAGGCTCATCTGCGTAAGGCTGCCGAGCGAACCGTCGGCGGCCTCTGGGACGCCATCGGCCGCATCATCGATCTGTTCGCTCCAGCGGAATGCAAAAACTACTTCGCCGCCGCAGGATACGATGCAACATGA